One segment of Vagococcus martis DNA contains the following:
- a CDS encoding GntR family transcriptional regulator, with product MIPKYQQIKNDLLEEIRNHVFVPGDKFYSEADIKKRYSVSSITAVKALNELTSMGYLYRIQGKGTFVSKAKISKTVRFSDIENHSLDTEKIDVLSVTKENQPDVLQKLKLSKNDSYYKIVRVRSSEGIPFILNITHLPKKLMKEPISTNLSEYQSIYDRVRKDFGIDLFTQSSVETNEIVFPEDAFITNALELSFREPAVLQEKQTFLPDNSVAEYIVSYKHWKSFKTKIEVEAE from the coding sequence ATGATTCCAAAGTATCAACAAATTAAAAATGATTTATTAGAAGAAATAAGAAATCATGTGTTTGTGCCAGGGGATAAGTTTTATTCCGAGGCGGATATTAAAAAACGTTACTCAGTTAGTTCGATTACAGCAGTCAAAGCATTGAATGAGCTGACATCTATGGGGTATTTATACCGGATACAAGGTAAGGGGACATTTGTGTCGAAAGCTAAGATATCTAAAACAGTTCGTTTTTCTGATATTGAAAACCATTCATTAGATACTGAAAAAATAGATGTTTTATCTGTAACAAAAGAGAATCAACCAGATGTATTGCAAAAACTCAAACTATCTAAAAATGATAGTTACTATAAAATTGTACGAGTGCGTTCATCTGAAGGAATTCCATTTATTTTAAATATCACACATTTACCAAAAAAATTAATGAAAGAGCCTATCAGTACAAATTTATCCGAGTATCAAAGTATTTATGATCGAGTGCGAAAAGATTTTGGGATAGACTTATTTACACAATCATCGGTTGAAACAAATGAGATTGTATTTCCTGAAGATGCGTTTATTACTAATGCATTAGAACTAAGCTTTAGAGAACCGGCTGTTCTTCAAGAAAAACAAACATTTTTACCAGATAATAGTGTGGCAGAGTATATCGTTAGTTACAAACATTGGAAGTCGTTTAAAACAAAAATAGAAGTCGAGGCAGAATAA
- a CDS encoding PTS mannose/fructose/sorbose transporter subunit IIAB, with product MKDIILVSHGDMAKGVKHSLEMITGKQKSVHVVSLKDDGDDKQFESDLLKIMSKINGKKLIIADLLGGTPCNVALTQYSEDEDVDIIAGMSLPLVVEATLNTQATTKNLIGSAKQIVVNVKNQLEQSTHIGEGNDIDLDKYAEFKGKENIVNIRIDERLIHGQVAGIWSTSLNTQRIIVINDEAATDPLQKSSLRMAAPTSMRLSVLTIKNAVKNINSGKYGKQRLFILFKNPTDVLRFIEEGGNINRINVGNMSHKNGAREVTKSIKVTIDEEVVFHKIAEHGVDITAQLVPNDPIINFMEKLDR from the coding sequence TTGAAAGATATCATTTTAGTCAGTCATGGTGATATGGCCAAAGGAGTCAAACATAGTTTAGAAATGATTACGGGAAAACAAAAATCGGTCCATGTTGTCTCATTAAAAGATGATGGTGATGACAAACAATTTGAAAGCGATTTATTAAAAATCATGTCCAAAATAAATGGTAAAAAACTAATTATCGCAGATTTACTTGGTGGAACACCTTGTAATGTTGCTCTGACTCAATATTCGGAAGATGAAGATGTTGATATCATCGCAGGTATGTCGCTTCCTTTAGTTGTAGAAGCCACACTCAATACGCAAGCGACAACGAAGAATTTAATTGGAAGTGCTAAACAAATTGTCGTAAATGTTAAAAACCAACTTGAACAAAGCACTCATATCGGTGAGGGAAATGACATTGATTTAGACAAATATGCTGAGTTCAAAGGAAAGGAAAATATTGTCAACATTCGTATTGATGAGCGATTGATTCACGGACAAGTTGCAGGAATTTGGTCAACTAGCTTAAATACACAACGAATCATTGTTATTAACGATGAGGCGGCAACAGACCCGTTACAAAAATCATCTCTTCGTATGGCCGCTCCAACATCTATGCGTTTATCTGTTTTAACCATTAAGAATGCCGTAAAAAATATCAATTCTGGAAAATATGGTAAACAACGTTTGTTCATATTGTTCAAAAACCCTACTGACGTCTTAAGATTTATTGAAGAAGGCGGCAACATTAATCGCATTAATGTTGGTAATATGAGTCATAAAAACGGGGCACGTGAAGTCACTAAAAGTATTAAAGTCACTATAGATGAAGAAGTAGTATTTCACAAAATTGCTGAACACGGAGTTGACATCACTGCTCAATTAGTACCAAATGATCCAATCATTAATTTTATGGAAAAATTAGATCGTTAA
- a CDS encoding glycoside hydrolase family 35 protein: MQTFEIKEDFLLDGKPIKIISGAIHYFRMTQNQWEDSLYNLKALGANTVETYIPWNIHEPIEGTFDFSGMKDVVAFVELAQEMGLYVILRPSVYICAEWEFGGLPAWLLKDGLIRLRSTDKIFMEKVENYYHELLPKLRPLQVTQGGPVIMMQIENEYGSYGMEKEYLLATKKIVESYGIDVPLFTSDGSWKEVLDAGSLIDEDVFVAGNFGSQSLKNAAILKDFITEHNKKWPIISMEYWDGWFNRWGNDIIKRDPQDLADEVEDMLSVGSINLYMFHGGTNFGFYNGCSARGNTDLPQVTSYDYDALLNESGQPTEKYYLVQKAIKKVCPDVWQAEPRVKELDNVGSFPIDKSVSLFHTKDDIVKSTYSSYPLTMEQASSGYGYLLYDFELKNYHHENKFKVIEASDRLKIYADESLIATQYQETNGEELMLQGNPDSDTIHMDVLVENLGRVNYGYKLNNTTQMKGIRGGVMYDIHFHQGFKHYPLTLSKEQLAAIDFDKESNPSHPSFYQSTFNLENVKDTYIDCSAYGKGVVVVNGINLGRYWDKGPHLSLYCPKEFLNVGENEIIIFETEGKHITNVTFSDTPVYV, translated from the coding sequence ATGCAAACTTTTGAAATCAAAGAAGATTTTTTATTAGATGGAAAGCCTATAAAGATTATTAGTGGGGCTATTCATTATTTTCGTATGACACAAAATCAATGGGAAGATAGCTTATACAACCTAAAAGCCCTTGGTGCAAATACTGTTGAAACTTATATTCCTTGGAACATTCACGAACCTATAGAAGGAACATTTGACTTTAGCGGTATGAAAGATGTCGTCGCATTTGTTGAATTGGCTCAAGAAATGGGGCTATATGTGATATTACGTCCGTCTGTCTATATTTGTGCTGAATGGGAATTTGGTGGATTACCAGCTTGGCTATTAAAAGATGGGTTAATTCGATTACGTTCGACTGACAAAATTTTCATGGAAAAAGTAGAAAATTATTATCATGAATTATTACCAAAACTTCGACCACTACAAGTTACTCAAGGTGGCCCTGTCATTATGATGCAAATTGAAAACGAATATGGATCTTACGGCATGGAAAAAGAATACTTATTAGCTACAAAAAAAATAGTGGAAAGTTATGGAATTGATGTGCCTTTATTTACTTCTGATGGATCATGGAAAGAGGTTTTAGATGCTGGTTCATTAATTGATGAAGATGTCTTTGTCGCAGGAAATTTTGGTAGTCAATCATTAAAGAATGCTGCTATTTTAAAAGATTTTATAACTGAGCACAATAAAAAATGGCCCATTATTTCTATGGAGTATTGGGATGGTTGGTTCAATCGTTGGGGAAATGACATTATTAAACGTGACCCACAAGACTTAGCTGATGAGGTTGAAGACATGCTGAGCGTGGGGTCTATTAATCTTTATATGTTTCATGGTGGCACTAACTTTGGCTTTTACAATGGTTGTTCTGCTCGCGGAAATACTGATTTACCACAAGTGACTAGCTATGATTATGATGCACTACTTAACGAAAGTGGTCAACCAACTGAAAAGTATTACCTTGTACAAAAAGCAATCAAAAAAGTCTGTCCTGACGTTTGGCAAGCTGAACCTCGTGTAAAAGAGTTAGATAATGTAGGTTCTTTCCCTATTGATAAAAGCGTATCACTTTTCCATACAAAAGACGACATCGTCAAATCAACTTACTCTTCATATCCTTTAACGATGGAACAAGCTAGCTCAGGGTACGGGTACTTGCTTTATGATTTCGAGTTAAAGAATTATCATCATGAAAATAAATTTAAAGTTATCGAAGCTAGTGATCGTCTTAAAATATATGCTGACGAATCACTCATAGCCACTCAATATCAGGAAACAAACGGAGAAGAACTCATGCTACAAGGCAATCCTGATTCAGATACCATTCATATGGATGTGTTAGTTGAAAATCTAGGTCGTGTTAATTATGGTTACAAGCTAAATAACACAACACAAATGAAAGGAATTCGTGGTGGTGTGATGTATGATATCCACTTCCATCAAGGATTTAAGCACTACCCGTTGACTTTATCTAAAGAACAACTAGCTGCGATTGATTTTGACAAAGAATCAAACCCTTCTCATCCTTCATTTTATCAATCAACCTTTAATTTAGAAAATGTAAAGGATACTTATATCGATTGTTCCGCGTATGGAAAAGGAGTTGTTGTTGTGAATGGCATCAATTTAGGTCGTTACTGGGATAAAGGACCTCATCTTTCACTGTATTGTCCGAAAGAATTTCTTAATGTTGGAGAAAATGAAATTATTATTTTCGAAACAGAAGGTAAACACATCACTAATGTGACATTTTCAGATACACCAGTGTATGTATAA